In Pantoea cypripedii, the following proteins share a genomic window:
- the ubiI gene encoding FAD-dependent 2-octaprenylphenol hydroxylase gives MQTFDVAIAGGGMVGLAVACGLQGSGLRVAVLEKAAEPRFDPQAAPSIRVSAINAASERLLQKLDVWSTILALRASAYHGMEVWDQDSFGSISFDDEQQGLAHLGHIIENPVIHSALWQRASQCSDITLLAPAQLQQVAFGDNEAFITLQDGSMMSARLLIAADGANSWLRDKADIPITFWDYDHHALVANIRTDLPHDAVARQVFHGDGILAFLPMQDPHLSSIVWSLSPQEATRLQDMPEALFNQQLSVAFDMRLGLCQVESERKTFPLMARYARNFAAHRLALVGDAAHTIHPLAGQGVNLGFMDAAELIGEIRRLHSEGKDIGQHLYLRRYERSRKHSAALMLAGMQGFRELFAGSNPAKKFLRDVGLKLADTLPGVKPMMLKQAMGLNDIPGWLR, from the coding sequence ATGCAAACTTTTGATGTGGCTATCGCTGGCGGTGGCATGGTCGGACTGGCCGTTGCCTGCGGGCTGCAAGGCAGTGGATTGCGCGTTGCGGTGCTGGAGAAGGCGGCAGAGCCGCGATTTGATCCGCAAGCTGCGCCATCGATCCGCGTATCGGCGATCAATGCAGCCAGTGAACGCTTGCTGCAAAAGCTCGATGTCTGGTCAACGATTCTGGCATTGCGCGCCAGCGCTTATCACGGCATGGAAGTGTGGGATCAGGACAGTTTTGGCAGCATCAGTTTTGATGATGAGCAGCAGGGCTTAGCCCACCTCGGCCATATCATTGAAAATCCAGTGATTCATAGCGCATTGTGGCAGCGCGCCAGCCAGTGCAGCGATATTACGTTGCTGGCTCCGGCGCAGTTGCAGCAGGTGGCTTTTGGCGACAACGAAGCCTTTATCACCCTGCAGGATGGCAGCATGATGAGCGCCCGTCTGTTGATTGCTGCCGATGGTGCCAACTCCTGGCTGCGTGACAAAGCCGATATCCCGATCACTTTCTGGGATTACGATCATCACGCGCTGGTGGCGAATATCCGCACTGATCTGCCGCACGATGCGGTGGCGCGCCAGGTGTTCCACGGTGACGGCATTCTGGCATTTTTGCCGATGCAGGACCCGCATCTGAGTTCGATTGTCTGGTCGCTGTCTCCTCAGGAAGCCACGCGTTTGCAGGATATGCCGGAAGCGCTGTTCAATCAGCAGCTTTCTGTGGCTTTCGATATGCGCCTTGGTTTGTGCCAGGTGGAGAGCGAGCGCAAAACTTTCCCACTGATGGCTCGCTATGCGCGTAATTTTGCGGCACATCGGCTGGCGCTGGTGGGCGATGCGGCCCATACCATCCATCCGCTGGCCGGGCAGGGGGTTAACCTCGGCTTTATGGATGCCGCCGAACTGATCGGTGAAATCCGCCGCCTGCACAGCGAGGGCAAGGATATTGGGCAGCACCTGTATCTGCGACGTTATGAACGCAGCCGCAAACATAGCGCGGCGTTGATGCTGGCGGGTATGCAGGGTTTCCGTGAACTTTTTGCCGGAAGTAATCCAGCGAAAAAATTCCTGCGTGACGTCGGCCTGAAACTGGCGGATACCCTGCCAGGGGTCAAACCGATGATGCTGAAGCAGGCTATGGGGCTGAATGATATCCCCGGCTGGCTGCGCTAA